A genomic stretch from Nitrobacter winogradskyi Nb-255 includes:
- a CDS encoding PopZ family protein — protein sequence MTQPAKVQEPSMEEILASIRRIIADDEKPAAAGKAAVADVVEARPRTAPAPKPAAPANADAANSQDDIDAMLANLDAAATGKEGRPAEAEEVFELTDEMAVPDARQDAFQKIEPQDDLEFAEATQVAAASPDSAAIPPSNPNAAPAARILSHSTVSAVETAFNSLASTVLTNNARTLEDLVKEMLRPMLKSWLDDNLPGLVERIVKAEIERVSRGRP from the coding sequence ATGACGCAACCTGCAAAAGTCCAAGAGCCCTCCATGGAGGAAATTCTGGCGTCGATCCGTCGCATCATCGCGGACGATGAAAAGCCCGCCGCGGCCGGAAAAGCTGCCGTCGCTGACGTAGTGGAAGCGCGGCCTCGGACCGCTCCCGCCCCTAAGCCGGCCGCTCCCGCGAATGCTGACGCCGCCAACAGCCAGGACGATATCGACGCGATGCTTGCGAACCTCGACGCAGCAGCCACCGGGAAAGAAGGCCGTCCCGCCGAGGCTGAGGAGGTGTTCGAACTGACGGACGAAATGGCCGTGCCGGATGCAAGGCAGGACGCTTTTCAGAAAATCGAACCTCAGGATGATCTGGAATTCGCCGAAGCGACGCAGGTCGCGGCTGCCTCGCCGGATTCAGCAGCCATCCCCCCGTCCAATCCGAATGCCGCGCCGGCGGCGCGGATTCTGTCGCACTCGACCGTTTCAGCGGTTGAAACGGCCTTCAACTCGCTTGCCAGCACGGTGTTGACCAACAACGCCCGCACCCTTGAGGATCTCGTCAAGGAGATGCTGCGCCCGATGCTGAAGTCCTGGCTCGACGACAATCTGCCGGGGTTGGTGGAGCGCATCGTCAAGGCTGAAATCGAGCGGGTCTCGCGCGGTCGTCCCTGA
- a CDS encoding DNA-3-methyladenine glycosylase, whose amino-acid sequence MKLTQDLTSDGPDPPVLGKPLTRAFFGRSVHDVAPDLIGATLLVDGVGGIIVEVEAYHHTEPAAHSHRGPTPRNMVMFGPPGFAYVYRSYGIHWCVNFVCEMDGSAAAVLIRALQPTHGIPAMRRRRGLHEERLLCSGPGRLCQALGISIAHNALPLDAPPIAVFRRTEKADVVAGVRIGITKAADLPWRYGLKGSKFLSKPFRSAGY is encoded by the coding sequence ATGAAACTGACTCAAGACCTGACATCCGATGGCCCAGATCCACCTGTTCTCGGCAAACCCCTCACGCGCGCGTTTTTCGGGCGCAGCGTGCATGATGTCGCTCCCGACCTGATCGGCGCGACCCTGCTGGTCGACGGCGTCGGCGGCATCATCGTCGAGGTGGAGGCCTATCATCACACCGAACCGGCGGCGCATTCCCATCGGGGACCGACGCCGCGAAACATGGTGATGTTCGGCCCACCCGGCTTCGCCTATGTCTATCGCTCTTACGGCATCCACTGGTGCGTGAACTTCGTCTGTGAAATGGATGGCTCCGCCGCCGCGGTTCTGATCCGCGCGCTACAGCCGACCCACGGCATTCCGGCGATGCGGCGGCGGCGCGGGCTGCATGAGGAACGCCTTTTGTGCTCAGGGCCAGGCAGACTATGCCAGGCGCTCGGCATATCGATCGCGCATAACGCGCTGCCGCTCGATGCGCCGCCGATCGCGGTCTTTCGGCGAACAGAGAAGGCCGACGTCGTCGCCGGCGTGCGCATCGGCATCACCAAGGCCGCCGACCTGCCATGGCGATACGGATTGAAAGGATCGAAGTTCCTGAGCAAGCCGTTCAGGAGCGCCGGGTACTGA
- a CDS encoding bifunctional 2-C-methyl-D-erythritol 4-phosphate cytidylyltransferase/2-C-methyl-D-erythritol 2,4-cyclodiphosphate synthase, which translates to MPSSKRTAAIIVAAGRGLRAGAGGPKQYRTIGGRTVISRAMEAFCQHPDVFAVQPVLNPDDLSMFNQAAAQFRYRPPANGGATRQASVRAGLEALAADAPDIVLIHDAARPFVTPALITRAIDAADKAGAAVPAIAVTDTIKQVDESGAVNATPDRAKLRIAQTPQAFHFDMILDAHRRAAREGRDDFTDDAALAEWVGLTVATFEGDAANMKLTTPEDFVREEARLAAALGDIRTGTGYDVHAFGEGDHLMLCGVKVPHNCGFLAHSDGDVGLHALVDAILGALADGDIGSHFPPSDPQWKGAASDKFLKYAVDRVTARGGRVANLEVTMICQQPKIGPLRDQMRARIADITGVAISRIAVKATTSERLGFTGREEGIAATASATIRLPWNDKGRDT; encoded by the coding sequence ATGCCCAGCTCAAAACGAACTGCCGCCATCATTGTCGCCGCGGGCCGCGGTCTCCGCGCGGGCGCGGGCGGCCCCAAACAATACCGGACGATTGGCGGACGAACCGTGATTTCGCGGGCGATGGAGGCGTTCTGCCAGCATCCCGACGTGTTCGCGGTTCAGCCGGTGCTCAATCCCGATGACCTCTCGATGTTCAATCAGGCCGCCGCCCAGTTCCGCTATCGTCCGCCCGCGAATGGCGGGGCCACGCGCCAGGCTTCCGTTCGCGCCGGCCTTGAGGCGTTAGCGGCCGACGCGCCGGACATCGTGCTGATCCACGACGCCGCCCGCCCGTTCGTCACACCGGCGCTGATCACGCGCGCCATCGACGCTGCCGATAAAGCCGGCGCGGCGGTGCCCGCTATTGCCGTTACCGACACCATCAAGCAGGTCGATGAATCCGGCGCGGTCAACGCGACCCCCGACCGTGCAAAGCTGCGGATCGCGCAGACGCCGCAGGCGTTCCATTTCGATATGATACTCGATGCGCACCGCCGTGCGGCGCGCGAGGGCCGCGACGATTTCACCGACGACGCCGCGCTCGCCGAGTGGGTGGGATTGACGGTGGCGACATTCGAGGGCGATGCTGCGAACATGAAACTGACGACTCCCGAAGATTTCGTGCGTGAGGAAGCGCGTCTCGCGGCCGCTCTCGGCGACATCAGAACCGGCACGGGCTACGACGTGCATGCTTTCGGCGAAGGCGATCACCTCATGCTGTGCGGCGTGAAGGTGCCGCATAATTGCGGCTTCCTGGCGCACTCCGATGGCGATGTCGGCTTGCACGCGCTGGTCGACGCCATTCTCGGAGCGCTCGCGGACGGCGACATAGGCTCGCATTTCCCGCCCAGCGACCCGCAATGGAAAGGGGCGGCTTCCGACAAATTTCTGAAGTATGCTGTCGACCGGGTTACGGCGCGCGGCGGCCGCGTCGCCAATCTCGAGGTCACCATGATATGCCAGCAGCCGAAGATCGGACCTCTGCGCGACCAGATGCGGGCGCGCATCGCTGATATCACCGGGGTCGCCATCTCGCGCATCGCCGTGAAGGCGACGACCAGCGAACGGCTCGGCTTCACCGGACGCGAGGAAGGAATCGCGGCGACTGCCAGCGCCACCATCCGTCTGCCCTGGAACGACAAGGGCCGGGACACCTGA
- a CDS encoding CinA family protein has protein sequence MNNSDARALSRSLLDICRMRKLTIATAESCTGGLVAAALTEIPGSSDVIDRGFVTYSNNAKRAMLGVKAGTLDSFGAVSKETATAMAIGALERADTDLAVSITGIAGPGGATPGKPVGLVHFAAAARDGRLIHRECRFGAIGRSSVRQRSVVEALRMLMELTRGPKPPAKVRRESISRSRPRAARAPTRRASERRRTAAPVKPSPKKT, from the coding sequence ATGAACAACAGCGACGCACGCGCCCTGTCGCGTTCGCTGCTCGACATTTGCCGGATGCGCAAGCTCACGATCGCAACGGCCGAATCCTGCACCGGCGGACTGGTCGCCGCGGCGCTGACCGAGATTCCCGGCTCCTCGGACGTCATCGATCGCGGTTTCGTCACCTATTCCAATAACGCCAAGCGCGCGATGCTTGGCGTCAAGGCCGGCACGCTCGACAGTTTCGGCGCTGTCAGCAAGGAAACCGCGACCGCGATGGCGATAGGCGCGCTGGAGCGCGCCGACACCGATCTGGCCGTTTCCATCACCGGGATCGCGGGTCCCGGCGGCGCAACGCCGGGCAAGCCCGTGGGCCTCGTTCATTTTGCGGCCGCGGCGCGTGACGGCCGCCTGATCCATCGGGAATGCCGCTTCGGCGCCATCGGCCGCAGTTCAGTACGGCAACGTTCGGTCGTCGAAGCCCTGCGGATGCTGATGGAACTGACGCGCGGCCCGAAGCCGCCCGCGAAAGTCCGCCGCGAAAGCATCAGCCGGTCGCGGCCGCGCGCGGCGAGAGCGCCGACACGCCGGGCTTCCGAGCGGCGGCGCACCGCAGCGCCGGTAAAACCTTCTCCAAAGAAAACCTGA
- a CDS encoding valine--tRNA ligase: protein MIEKTYQPSDIESRMSRVWEEAGAFKAGRPERREAEPFTIVIPPPNVTGSLHMGHALNNTLQDVLCRFERMRGRDVLWQPGTDHAGIATQMVVERQLMERKEPGRREMGRARFLERVWQWKAESGGVIVNQLKRLGASCDWSRERFTMDEGLSRAVAKVFVELHRAGLIYKDKRLVNWDPKLLTAISDLEVKQVEVKGSLWHLRYPIEGKAFDPSDPSTYIVVATTRPETMLGDTAVAVHPENAKLEYLIGSNVVLPLAGRIIPIVGDDYADPEKGTGAVKITPAHDFNDFEVGRRHHLPQISVLDREGRLTLSENEDFLRGLPSGALMLAEEFDGMDRFAARKAIVARLEEFGFLDKIEPHTHMVPHGDRSNAVVEPYLTDQWYVDAKELARPAMAAVRSGETAFVPKNWEKTYFEWMENIQPWCISRQLWWGHQIPAWYGPDGKVFVAETEDEAIGHALGYYVEQGVITAEQGAGMARDPAKRDGFITRDEDVLDTWFSSALWPFSTLGWPDETPEVRRYYPTNVLVTGFDIIFFWVARMMMMGIHFMKEAPFSTVYIHALVRDEKGAKMSKSKGNVIDPLNLVDKYGADALRFTLAAMAVQGRDIKLSPQRVEGYRNFATKFWNACRFAEMNDCVVPARFDPTAATETLNRWIVHETARTACEVTEAIESSRFNDAASAIYRFVWNVYCDWYLELAKPVILGEDSPAKSETRAMVAWARDEILKLLHPFMPFITEELWAVTAERTRLLTLTEWPNKADQTRKRRTLIAAADPFIGSEPITDLLEPYFRDDAAEAEIGWVVDLVTAIRSVRAEMNIPPATLAPLVLAGASDESRARAQRWSDVIKRMSRLADISFADQAPAGAVQLLIRGEVAALPLKGIVDVAAQRTRLGKEIAKADADIARVDLKLADQNFIANAPGEIVEDEKEKREAAAARKAKFVEALERLKAAE from the coding sequence ATGATCGAAAAAACCTATCAGCCATCCGATATTGAAAGTCGCATGTCCCGCGTTTGGGAAGAGGCCGGCGCGTTCAAGGCCGGCCGGCCCGAACGCCGCGAGGCTGAGCCGTTCACGATCGTCATCCCGCCGCCGAACGTCACCGGCTCGTTGCACATGGGGCACGCGCTGAACAACACCTTGCAGGATGTGCTGTGCCGCTTCGAGCGGATGCGCGGCCGCGACGTGCTATGGCAGCCAGGCACAGATCATGCCGGCATCGCGACCCAGATGGTTGTGGAGCGGCAGTTGATGGAACGGAAGGAGCCCGGCCGCCGCGAGATGGGCCGCGCCAGGTTTCTTGAACGAGTCTGGCAATGGAAAGCGGAGAGCGGCGGCGTTATCGTCAACCAGTTGAAACGGCTGGGAGCGTCCTGCGATTGGTCGCGTGAGCGTTTCACCATGGACGAAGGGCTGTCACGCGCGGTCGCCAAGGTTTTCGTCGAGCTGCATCGCGCCGGCCTGATCTACAAGGACAAGCGGCTGGTCAATTGGGATCCGAAACTGCTCACCGCGATCTCCGATCTCGAGGTGAAACAGGTCGAGGTGAAAGGCAGCTTGTGGCATCTGCGCTATCCGATCGAGGGCAAGGCTTTCGACCCGAGCGATCCCTCGACCTATATCGTCGTCGCCACCACGCGGCCGGAGACCATGCTGGGCGATACGGCTGTCGCGGTGCATCCGGAGAACGCGAAGCTCGAATACCTGATCGGCAGCAATGTCGTGCTGCCTTTGGCCGGCAGGATCATTCCGATTGTCGGCGACGACTATGCCGATCCGGAGAAGGGCACCGGCGCGGTCAAAATCACCCCGGCTCATGATTTCAACGACTTCGAGGTCGGTAGGCGCCACCACCTGCCGCAGATCAGCGTGCTCGATCGCGAGGGACGGCTGACGCTATCCGAGAACGAGGATTTCCTGCGCGGCCTTCCGTCGGGCGCGTTGATGCTGGCTGAGGAATTCGACGGCATGGATCGCTTCGCCGCGCGCAAGGCGATCGTGGCGCGTCTCGAAGAGTTCGGCTTTCTCGACAAGATCGAGCCGCATACGCACATGGTGCCGCATGGCGACCGCTCCAACGCCGTCGTCGAGCCCTACCTGACCGACCAGTGGTACGTCGACGCCAAGGAACTGGCGCGGCCGGCAATGGCCGCCGTGCGTTCCGGCGAAACGGCGTTCGTGCCGAAGAACTGGGAGAAGACCTATTTCGAGTGGATGGAGAACATCCAACCCTGGTGTATCTCGCGGCAGCTCTGGTGGGGTCATCAGATTCCGGCCTGGTACGGGCCCGACGGAAAGGTGTTCGTCGCGGAAACGGAGGACGAGGCGATCGGCCATGCGCTCGGCTATTACGTCGAGCAGGGCGTGATTACGGCGGAGCAGGGCGCCGGGATGGCGCGCGATCCGGCGAAGCGTGATGGCTTCATCACGCGAGACGAAGACGTGCTCGACACCTGGTTTTCATCGGCGTTGTGGCCGTTCTCGACGCTCGGCTGGCCGGACGAGACGCCGGAGGTGAGGCGTTACTATCCGACCAACGTGCTCGTCACCGGCTTCGATATCATCTTCTTCTGGGTTGCCCGAATGATGATGATGGGCATCCACTTCATGAAAGAAGCCCCGTTCTCGACGGTCTACATCCACGCGCTCGTTCGCGACGAGAAGGGCGCCAAGATGTCGAAGTCGAAGGGCAACGTCATTGATCCCCTTAATCTGGTCGATAAGTACGGCGCGGATGCGCTGCGCTTTACGCTCGCCGCGATGGCGGTGCAGGGCCGCGACATCAAGCTCTCTCCGCAGAGGGTCGAAGGCTATCGCAATTTCGCGACCAAGTTCTGGAACGCGTGCCGTTTCGCGGAGATGAACGATTGTGTCGTTCCCGCCCGGTTCGATCCGACCGCGGCGACGGAGACACTGAACCGATGGATCGTTCATGAGACCGCGCGTACGGCGTGCGAGGTCACCGAGGCCATTGAATCCTCTCGCTTCAATGACGCCGCAAGCGCGATCTACCGCTTTGTCTGGAACGTCTATTGCGACTGGTATCTTGAGCTCGCGAAGCCCGTCATTCTGGGTGAGGACAGCCCCGCCAAGTCCGAGACACGCGCGATGGTCGCCTGGGCGCGCGATGAAATCCTGAAGCTTCTCCATCCGTTCATGCCGTTCATTACGGAGGAGTTATGGGCGGTGACGGCGGAGCGGACGCGACTGCTGACCCTGACGGAGTGGCCCAACAAGGCCGATCAGACCCGCAAACGGCGGACGTTGATCGCGGCCGCCGACCCCTTCATCGGGTCGGAGCCGATAACCGATCTGCTGGAGCCCTACTTCCGCGACGATGCCGCCGAAGCCGAGATCGGCTGGGTGGTCGATCTCGTCACGGCGATCCGCTCCGTCCGCGCGGAGATGAATATTCCGCCTGCAACCCTGGCGCCGCTGGTGCTGGCTGGCGCGTCCGACGAGAGCAGGGCGCGGGCGCAGCGCTGGAGCGATGTCATCAAGCGGATGTCCCGGCTTGCGGATATCTCGTTCGCGGACCAGGCGCCGGCGGGCGCCGTGCAACTGCTGATCCGTGGCGAAGTCGCCGCGCTGCCGTTGAAAGGCATCGTTGACGTCGCCGCCCAGCGTACGCGTCTGGGGAAGGAAATCGCTAAGGCTGACGCCGACATCGCTCGCGTCGATCTCAAGCTCGCGGATCAGAATTTCATCGCCAACGCGCCCGGAGAAATCGTCGAGGACGAAAAAGAAAAGCGGGAAGCAGCGGCCGCTCGCAAGGCGAAGTTCGTCGAGGCGCTGGAGCGTTTGAAGGCCGCTGAGTGA
- a CDS encoding MFS transporter — translation MSVARSSSLRPLGLLWLGGVGLRLTILAVPPVLALIISDLALSGTEVGILNAIPVSLFALVAVPGSLLISRVGAVRALVVGLLIAAVGSALRGFAIGAMTLFAATALMAAGVALMQPALPPLVRQWVPRRIGFATAVYTNGLLCGEIFPVVLVVVTVPLLGGGWRGSLELWSIAAAAIALIIFVARPGGDQVSAQHSRWMPDWRDPLLWKIGLVASANNQLYFCTNAFLPGLLLQNGQTELIGPALSALNLGQLPGSIILILMASRLERRRWPLVLCGALGLLAVLGTATSTSFWAIVGSAALVGFTCAVGLTLVLTLPALLVAPDDVPHNSAGMFTIGYGIAMLISIVSGMVWDITGNAVVAFVPIGLAVVPMVVLPLGIDFSTRRS, via the coding sequence GTGAGTGTTGCGCGATCGTCGTCGCTGCGTCCCCTGGGTCTGCTATGGCTTGGGGGCGTGGGGCTGCGGCTCACGATCCTTGCGGTGCCGCCGGTACTGGCGCTTATCATTTCCGATCTTGCGCTGTCAGGAACCGAGGTCGGGATCCTCAATGCCATTCCGGTCAGTTTGTTCGCGCTTGTCGCGGTGCCCGGATCGCTGCTGATTTCGCGCGTCGGCGCCGTCAGGGCGCTCGTCGTTGGCCTTTTGATCGCGGCGGTCGGGTCGGCGCTGCGCGGTTTCGCCATCGGCGCGATGACGCTGTTCGCGGCGACCGCGCTGATGGCGGCGGGCGTCGCCCTGATGCAGCCGGCGTTGCCGCCGCTGGTTCGGCAATGGGTCCCCCGCCGGATTGGTTTCGCCACGGCCGTCTACACCAACGGATTGCTATGCGGCGAAATCTTCCCGGTCGTGCTTGTCGTGGTGACCGTGCCGTTGCTGGGAGGCGGGTGGCGCGGAAGTCTCGAACTCTGGTCGATCGCGGCGGCGGCGATCGCATTGATCATCTTCGTTGCCCGGCCGGGCGGCGACCAGGTATCCGCTCAGCACAGCCGCTGGATGCCGGACTGGCGCGATCCGCTGCTGTGGAAAATCGGCCTCGTCGCCAGCGCGAACAACCAGCTGTATTTCTGCACCAATGCGTTTCTGCCAGGCCTGCTGCTGCAAAACGGCCAGACCGAGCTGATCGGACCTGCGCTATCGGCGCTCAATCTCGGGCAGTTGCCGGGGTCGATCATTCTTATTCTGATGGCCAGCCGTCTCGAGCGGAGGAGATGGCCGCTGGTTCTTTGCGGCGCGCTCGGCCTGCTCGCTGTCCTCGGCACTGCGACGAGCACGAGTTTTTGGGCGATCGTCGGTTCGGCGGCGCTGGTGGGCTTCACCTGCGCCGTGGGCCTCACTCTTGTACTGACGCTGCCGGCCCTGCTGGTCGCTCCCGATGACGTACCCCACAACTCGGCCGGAATGTTCACAATCGGTTACGGAATCGCCATGCTGATCTCCATCGTCAGCGGGATGGTCTGGGACATCACCGGGAACGCCGTGGTTGCGTTCGTGCCGATCGGTCTTGCCGTCGTGCCGATGGTCGTGCTGCCGCTGGGAATTGATTTCAGTACCCGGCGCTCCTGA
- a CDS encoding type II toxin-antitoxin system RatA family toxin: MPSFSSKRRVRHSASEMFDLVADVERYPDFVPLCQSLKVRQRTPAADGKEVVVADMTVSFKLVSESFTSKVTLDRPNLKIVVEYLRGPFSHMENRWTFEPKSDQGCDVGFFITYEFKSRMLAMLMGAMFDTAFQRFAAAFEKRAAAVYGPPKART, from the coding sequence ATGCCGTCGTTTTCAAGCAAGCGCCGCGTGCGTCACAGCGCGAGCGAGATGTTCGATCTCGTGGCGGATGTCGAGCGCTATCCGGACTTCGTGCCGCTTTGCCAGTCGTTGAAGGTGCGGCAGCGCACGCCCGCGGCCGACGGCAAGGAAGTCGTGGTCGCTGATATGACCGTGTCGTTCAAGCTCGTGAGCGAGTCCTTTACGAGCAAGGTGACGCTGGATCGGCCGAACCTGAAGATTGTCGTTGAGTATCTGCGCGGGCCGTTCAGCCACATGGAGAACCGCTGGACCTTCGAGCCGAAGTCGGATCAAGGCTGCGATGTGGGGTTTTTCATCACCTATGAATTCAAGAGCCGGATGCTGGCGATGCTGATGGGCGCGATGTTCGACACCGCGTTCCAGCGTTTCGCGGCGGCGTTCGAGAAACGCGCCGCCGCCGTGTACGGTCCGCCGAAGGCGAGGACCTGA
- the lipA gene encoding lipoyl synthase, whose amino-acid sequence MVVILDTISANPVRPRHPEKANRPDALSPPKPDWIRVRAPNTRGYANTRRIVKENGLVTVCEEAGCPNIGECWDKKHATFMIMGDTCTRACAFCNVKTGMPGAIESSEPEYVAEATRKLGLAHVVVTSVDRDDLDDGGAEHFAQTIRAIRERCPATTIEILTPDFLRKDGALEKVVAAKPDVFNHNLETVPSRYLTVRPGARYFHSIRLLQRVKEIDPAIFTKSGIMVGLGEERHEVLQVMDDLRSADVDFLTIGQYLQPTRKHHAVIRYVTPEEFSSYETVAYTKGFLMVSASPLTRSSHHAGEDFAKLQAARATLSR is encoded by the coding sequence ATGGTCGTCATCCTCGATACGATTTCCGCCAATCCTGTCCGGCCGCGGCATCCGGAGAAGGCCAACCGGCCGGATGCGTTGTCGCCGCCGAAACCCGACTGGATTCGCGTGCGCGCGCCGAACACGCGCGGCTATGCGAATACGCGCCGGATCGTCAAGGAGAACGGACTGGTCACCGTATGCGAGGAGGCGGGCTGCCCGAACATCGGCGAGTGCTGGGACAAGAAACACGCCACCTTCATGATCATGGGCGACACCTGCACCCGCGCCTGCGCCTTCTGCAATGTCAAGACGGGAATGCCCGGTGCGATCGAGTCGTCCGAGCCCGAATACGTGGCTGAAGCGACGCGCAAGCTGGGGTTGGCGCACGTCGTCGTCACATCCGTCGATCGCGACGATCTCGATGACGGAGGCGCGGAACATTTCGCGCAGACGATACGCGCTATCCGTGAGCGTTGTCCGGCGACGACGATCGAGATCCTGACGCCCGATTTTCTTCGCAAGGACGGCGCGCTGGAAAAGGTGGTGGCGGCGAAGCCCGATGTCTTCAACCACAATCTCGAAACCGTTCCGTCGCGTTACCTGACTGTGCGGCCCGGCGCGCGCTATTTCCACTCGATCCGCCTGTTGCAACGGGTGAAGGAGATCGACCCGGCGATCTTCACCAAGTCCGGCATCATGGTCGGGCTTGGCGAGGAGCGTCACGAGGTCTTGCAGGTGATGGACGATCTGCGGTCGGCGGATGTCGACTTTCTTACCATCGGGCAATACCTGCAGCCGACCCGCAAGCATCACGCCGTGATACGTTACGTCACGCCGGAGGAGTTTTCGAGCTATGAGACTGTCGCTTACACCAAGGGTTTTCTGATGGTATCGGCAAGCCCGCTGACGCGCTCGTCGCATCACGCCGGCGAGGACTTTGCAAAGTTGCAGGCCGCCCGCGCCACGTTGTCGCGGTAA
- a CDS encoding TolC family outer membrane protein: protein MGGVRLAAAAAVLAFMTAWPGTATRVSADTIESALVRAYQSNPQLNAQRAAVRATDESVPQALSGYRPRVAVTTSGGFQHTDMTFSQGLPGQGNVLGRIKGNQTPVAIGATVSQTLFDGFQAANRTRAAEGQVSAAREGLRVLEQTVLLAAATIYMDYLRDAAIVEVQRSNVRVLEETLKQTRDRFNVGEVTRTDVAQSEAQLAAGRTQLMATESTLITTRANYRRIVGNEPGQLAPGSPVDRFLPSTLARSVDLALTQNPNVTAAMYGIDVSHLQVKVAEGVLFPTVTLQANVQKGYDQQLTLPTQFAASAIAQVSVPIYQGGAEYSLIRQSKETLAQQRLNLEQVRNQARASTVQAWGQLEATKVQVKSAQAQVEASEIAVNGIREEAKAGQRTTFDVLVAQQALVSARVALVTAQHDRVVASYAVLNAVGRLTPQVLKLNTTVYDPSVHYHQVRDSWIGLRTPDGQ, encoded by the coding sequence ATGGGTGGTGTGAGACTGGCGGCGGCGGCCGCCGTGTTGGCTTTTATGACTGCGTGGCCGGGGACGGCGACACGGGTCTCCGCCGACACCATCGAATCTGCATTGGTGCGTGCCTACCAGAGCAACCCTCAGCTCAATGCCCAGCGCGCCGCTGTTCGTGCGACCGACGAGAGCGTGCCCCAGGCCCTTTCGGGCTATCGGCCCAGAGTCGCCGTAACCACGAGCGGCGGCTTTCAGCATACCGACATGACATTTAGCCAGGGTCTGCCGGGTCAGGGAAACGTCCTAGGGAGGATCAAGGGTAATCAGACACCGGTAGCTATCGGCGCCACGGTTTCACAGACGCTGTTCGACGGATTCCAGGCCGCCAACAGGACCCGTGCGGCGGAAGGACAGGTTTCGGCGGCGCGCGAGGGGCTAAGGGTCCTCGAGCAGACCGTACTGCTCGCTGCTGCGACCATCTATATGGATTATCTGCGGGATGCCGCCATTGTGGAGGTTCAGCGCAGCAATGTTCGCGTCCTCGAGGAGACGCTCAAGCAGACGCGTGATCGTTTCAATGTCGGCGAGGTGACCCGCACCGACGTGGCGCAGTCCGAGGCCCAACTCGCCGCCGGACGCACCCAGCTTATGGCCACTGAATCCACCCTCATAACCACGCGCGCGAATTATCGGCGCATTGTCGGCAACGAACCGGGGCAGTTGGCGCCGGGCTCGCCCGTTGATCGCTTTCTGCCGTCAACGCTCGCGCGTTCCGTGGATCTCGCCCTTACCCAAAATCCCAATGTGACCGCGGCGATGTATGGCATCGACGTCAGCCATTTGCAGGTCAAGGTTGCGGAGGGCGTGCTGTTTCCGACCGTGACCCTTCAGGCCAACGTGCAGAAGGGGTACGATCAGCAGCTCACATTGCCGACTCAGTTCGCCGCATCGGCGATCGCGCAGGTGTCGGTGCCGATCTATCAGGGCGGCGCTGAATATTCGCTGATCCGCCAGTCCAAGGAAACGCTGGCGCAACAACGTCTCAACCTCGAGCAGGTTCGCAATCAGGCGCGCGCCAGCACTGTGCAGGCGTGGGGCCAGCTCGAAGCAACCAAGGTGCAGGTGAAGTCGGCGCAGGCGCAGGTCGAGGCTTCGGAGATCGCGGTCAACGGCATTCGCGAGGAAGCCAAGGCCGGTCAACGAACCACGTTCGACGTGCTGGTCGCGCAACAAGCCCTCGTCAGCGCCCGAGTGGCCCTGGTGACGGCTCAACACGATCGCGTGGTCGCCTCCTATGCGGTTTTGAATGCCGTTGGCCGGTTGACGCCGCAGGTACTTAAGCTGAACACCACGGTGTACGATCCCAGTGTCCACTATCATCAGGTTCGCGACAGCTGGATTGGCCTGCGTACGCCGGATGGACAGTAG